In a genomic window of Phaenicophaeus curvirostris isolate KB17595 chromosome Z, BPBGC_Pcur_1.0, whole genome shotgun sequence:
- the LOC138733709 gene encoding granzyme A-like, translating to MASFILLKARAVTGHLLALLLSLTAVVLFPRYGCVDIIGGHIVCPHSRPFMAAIQRKNLTVCGGALVEEQWVLTAAHCDLEEREVRVVLGAHQVSTHEKEQQIFQVMQYFRHPQFDRSSMENDLMLLKLNGIAKLNKYVQLLPLPDSYEDIKPGTRCKVAGWGVTSSGKPSKYLRETTLKTVSRKRCERKYENSAKITSNTLCAEGKNIFLKRDSCKGDSGGPFICAGRYSGIVSFGKGCGRRGMPGVYTSLTKKYTD from the exons ATGGCCAGTTTCATTCTTCTAAA AGCAAGAGCTGTTACAGGACACCTGTTAGCCCTCTTGCTCTCTCTAACTGCTGTTGTCCTCTTCCCAAGAT ATGGCTGTGTGGACATTATTGGAGGACACATTGTGTGTCCTCATTCCCGGCCTTTTATGGCTGCCATCCAGAGAAAGAATTTAACTGTGTGTGGAGGAGCTCTTGTGGAAGAGCAATGGGTTTTGACAGCAGCACATTGTGA cttggaggagagggag GTTCGAGTTGTTCTTGGAGCCCATCAGGTATCCACACatgaaaaagaacagcagaTATTTCAGGTTATGCAGTACTTTCGTCATCCTCAGTTTGACAGATCTTCCATGGAAAATGATTTAATGCTCCTCAAG ctGAATGGTATTGCAAAGCTGAATAAATATGTGCAACTTTTGCCTCTGCCTGACTCTTATGAAGATATCAAACCTGGCACAAGGTGCAAGGTGGCTGGCTGGGGAGTCACATCTTCAGGAAAACCATCAAAATACCTTCGGGAAACAACTCTTAAAACTGTTAGTAGAAAAAGATGTGAAAGGAAGTATGAAAATTCCGCAAAAATAACCAGCAACACGTTGTGTgctgaagggaaaaatatatttttaaagagagattCTTGCAAG GGAGATTCAGGTGGGCCATTCATCTGTGCTGGTCGATACAGTGGGATTGTTTCTTTCGGAAAAGGATGTGGAAGAAGAGGCATGCCTGGAGTTTATACATCACTGACTAAAAAATATACtgactaa
- the GZMA gene encoding granzyme A, translating to MGAFLTLSTSVAVILLVIRGGLCVDIIGGYEVAPHSRPFMALIYGANGKPICGGALIKENWVLTAAHCNVEGGKVTLGAHSEKAKEKEKQVIRIAKLIRYPCYSSMSRENDIMLLQLQKRATRTKAVQPIPLPTSDDDPKPGTTCTVAGWGQTQNRLRKLSDTLREVNITVISRQICNDNKHYNNRPVITDNMICAGAKKGGKDSCTGDSGGPLRCNNVIRGITSFGKPNKCGAADGPGVYTRLTKGYLQWIRKTIGGA from the exons ATGGGAGCTTTCCTCACTTTGTCCACCTCTGTTGCTGTCATTCTCCTGGTAATTCGTGGAG gTTTATGTGTGGATATCATTGGAGGATATGAAGTAGCACCACACTCCCGACCATTTATGGCTCTAATCTACGGAGCAAATGGAAAACCTATTTGTGGAGGAGCTTTGATCAAGGAAAACTGGGTGTTAACAGCTGCCCACTGCAACGT GGAAGGAGGCAAAGTTACTCTTGGAGCTCattcagagaaagcaaaagaaaaagaaaaacaggttaTTCGAATTGCAAAACTGATTCGCTACCCATGCTACTCTTCCATGTCTAGGGAAAACGACATTATGCTGCTTCAG cttcagaaaagagcaacacGCACTAAAGCTGTACAACCCATTCCCCTGCCTACTTCTGATGATGATCCCAAACCAGGAACAACTTGCACAGTGGCAGGATGGGGACAAACTCAAAATCGTCTGAGAAAGCTTTCCGATACTCTGAGGGAGGTCAATATCACTGTCATCAGTAGGCAAATCTGCAATGACAACAAGCACTATAACAACAGACCCGTTATAACAGACAACATGATATGCGCAGGGGctaaaaagggaggaaaggatTCATGTACT GGGGATTCAGGTGGACCTTTAAGATGTAATAATGTGATAAGAGGCATCACATCTTTCGGGAAACCAAACAAGTGTGGTGCTGCTGATGGCCCTGGTGTCTACACTCGACTCACAAAGGGATAccttcagtggataaggaaaaCCATAGGGGGAGCCTGA
- the ESM1 gene encoding endothelial cell-specific molecule 1: MKVFLFLTLFLMPAHTGTAWSAKYAVDCPEPCDSNACKSTLRCKRTVLDDCGCCRVCAAALGETCYRTVSGMDGVKCGPGLKCQFYTEEDDFGDEFGICKECPYGTYGTECRKTCNCPYGICDRVTGKCLKFPFFQLSASKPTNRRKISHTDNDMASGDGNSVKDEFVKEKAIRPPVMKWLNPR, from the exons ATGAAGGTCTTCCTGTTTCTCACACTCTTCCTGATGCCTGCGCACACTGGAACTGCTTGGAGTGCAAAATATGCAGTAGATTGTCCTGAGCCCTGTGACAGTAACGCATGCAAAAGTACCTTGCGCTGTAAGCGAACAGTGCTGGATGactgtggctgctgcagggtGTGTGCAGCTGCTCTGGGGGAGACTTGCTATCGTACGGTTTCGGGTATGGATGGTGTCAAGTGTGGTCCTGGGCTGAAGTGCCAGTTTTACACTGAGGAGGATGACTTTGGTGATGAATTTGGTATCTGCAAAG agTGTCCCTATGGTACCTATGGAACAGAATGCAGGAAAACCTGCAACTGTCCTTATGGCATCTGTGACAGAGTAACCGGCAAGTGTCTGAAGTTCCCGTTTTTTCAGCTGTCTGCTTCAAAGCCTACAAATCGACGAAAAATTTCACACACAG acAATGACATGGCATCAGGGGATGGAAACTCTGTAAAAGATGAGTTCGTTAAGGAGAAAGCTATTCGCCCTCCCGTAATGAAATGGCTAAATCCTCGCTGA